Proteins encoded by one window of Streptomyces sp. NBC_01477:
- a CDS encoding carboxymuconolactone decarboxylase family protein: MTTIPPADEAVPAPVRRIDLKDKAPDFYQAMFALDKAAALGLDPVVRELVRVRVSQLNGCAYCVDKHSADARKEGVPEQKLYGLTVWRETPFFTARERAALALAEAMTHLGGHGVPDDVYDEAAKLFDEDELPRLIAMGVAMNAWNRIGVTCRMSPATRP, from the coding sequence ATGACCACGATTCCCCCGGCTGACGAAGCCGTTCCCGCACCGGTCCGCCGGATCGACCTCAAGGACAAGGCGCCGGACTTCTACCAGGCGATGTTCGCCCTCGACAAGGCCGCGGCCCTGGGCCTGGACCCGGTGGTGCGCGAGCTGGTCAGGGTCCGCGTCTCCCAGCTCAACGGCTGCGCCTACTGCGTCGACAAGCACAGCGCCGACGCCCGCAAGGAGGGCGTTCCGGAGCAGAAGCTCTACGGCCTGACGGTCTGGCGCGAGACCCCGTTCTTCACCGCCCGCGAACGCGCCGCCCTCGCCCTGGCCGAGGCGATGACCCACCTGGGCGGGCACGGCGTGCCCGACGACGTCTACGACGAGGCCGCCAAGCTCTTCGACGAGGACGAATTGCCGCGGCTCATTGCGATGGGCGTCGCAATGAACGCCTGGAACCGGATCGGCGTCACCTGCCGGATGTCACCGGCGACCCGGCCGTAG
- the pdxR gene encoding MocR-like pyridoxine biosynthesis transcription factor PdxR: MNDWAIPQRGSGSYDLLLDLAGQRTRAGLEEALRAAVRDGRLAPGTRLPSSRVLAHDLGLARNTVADAYAQLVAEGWLTARQGSGTTVAARPALPVRRPARPAADRPRTEPADVVPDRTGLPYVLWPGSPDLSSFPRTAWLRAARRALTAAPNEAFGYTDPRGRPELRTALADYLARVRGVRTDPDHLVICTGYIQAVGLLSRVLYTRGARRAAVETVGLPDIPTVLRAAGLEPVPLPVDADGARVEDLGTGVPAVLLTPAHQFPLGVRLSPARRTAVVAWARSTGGIVVEDDYDGEFRYDRQPVAALQALAPDHVVYAGTASKSLAPGLRLAWIAVPLHLLDAVVREKRVADHQSAVIDQLTLAEFIRSGAYDRHVRRMRVRYRARRDRVVEVLAERAPGVRVSGIAAGLHLVLELPAGGAPLDAVVGRAHRLGLAVPGLPAFGSAASHPPALVVGYGTPPDHAFSAAVGLLCEALAARA; encoded by the coding sequence ATGAACGACTGGGCCATTCCGCAGCGCGGCAGCGGGAGTTACGACCTGCTGCTCGACCTGGCCGGGCAGCGCACCCGGGCGGGCCTGGAGGAGGCGCTGCGCGCGGCCGTACGCGACGGGCGGCTCGCCCCCGGCACCCGGCTGCCGTCCAGCCGCGTCCTGGCCCACGATCTGGGCCTGGCCCGCAACACCGTCGCCGACGCCTACGCCCAGCTCGTCGCCGAGGGCTGGCTCACCGCCAGGCAGGGCTCCGGCACGACCGTCGCCGCCCGGCCCGCCCTTCCGGTACGCCGGCCGGCCCGGCCCGCGGCGGACCGGCCGCGTACCGAACCCGCCGACGTCGTACCGGACCGCACCGGGCTCCCCTACGTGCTGTGGCCCGGCTCGCCCGACCTGTCGTCCTTCCCGCGCACCGCCTGGCTGCGGGCCGCCCGCCGCGCCCTGACCGCGGCCCCCAACGAGGCCTTCGGCTACACCGACCCGCGCGGCCGGCCCGAGCTGCGCACCGCGCTCGCCGACTACCTCGCCCGGGTCCGCGGTGTCCGCACCGACCCGGACCACCTGGTCATCTGCACCGGCTACATCCAGGCCGTCGGCCTGCTCTCCCGCGTCCTGTACACCCGCGGGGCACGCCGCGCCGCCGTCGAGACGGTCGGCCTGCCCGACATCCCGACGGTGCTGCGGGCCGCGGGACTCGAACCCGTACCTCTCCCCGTCGACGCGGACGGCGCCCGGGTGGAGGACCTCGGGACCGGTGTCCCCGCGGTGCTGCTCACCCCGGCGCACCAGTTCCCGCTGGGGGTACGCCTCTCCCCCGCGCGGCGCACGGCCGTCGTCGCCTGGGCCAGGTCCACCGGCGGGATCGTCGTCGAGGACGACTACGACGGCGAATTCCGCTACGACCGGCAGCCGGTGGCCGCGCTCCAGGCGCTCGCCCCCGACCACGTCGTCTACGCCGGCACCGCCAGCAAGAGCCTCGCCCCCGGGCTGCGGCTGGCCTGGATCGCGGTCCCTTTGCATCTGCTCGACGCGGTGGTGCGGGAGAAGCGGGTGGCCGACCACCAGTCGGCGGTGATCGACCAGTTGACGCTGGCGGAGTTCATCCGGTCCGGGGCGTACGACCGGCACGTGCGGCGGATGCGGGTACGGTATCGCGCGCGGCGCGACCGGGTGGTGGAGGTGCTGGCCGAGCGCGCGCCCGGCGTGCGCGTGTCCGGCATCGCCGCCGGGCTGCACCTGGTGCTGGAACTCCCGGCGGGCGGCGCGCCGCTGGACGCCGTGGTCGGCCGGGCGCACCGGCTGGGGCTCGCCGTCCCCGGGCTCCCCGCGTTCGGCTCCGCCGCTTCCCACCCGCCCGCCCTCGTCGTCGGCTACGGGACGCCGCCGGACCATGCGTTTTCGGCGGCGGTGGGGTTGCTGTGCGAGGCGCTGGCCGCGCGGGCTTGA
- a CDS encoding malate dehydrogenase: MTRTPVNVTVTGAAGQIGYALLFRIASGHLLGADVPVKLRLLEIPQGLKAAEGTAMELDDAAFPLLRGIDITDDPNVAFDGANVALLVGARPRTKGMERGDLLSANGGIFKPQGKAINDHAADDIKVLVVGNPANTNALIAQSAAPDVPAERFTAMTRLDHNRAIAQLAKKTGAAVADIKRVTIWGNHSATQYPDIFHAEVAGKNAAEVVNDQQWLADTFIPTVAKRGAAIIEARGASSAASAASAALDHVHTWVNGTAEGDWTSMGVVSDGSYGVPAGLISSFPVTTKDGRFEIVQGLDINEFSRARIDASVQELTEEQAAVRDLGLI; encoded by the coding sequence ATGACTCGCACTCCCGTCAACGTCACCGTCACCGGAGCGGCCGGCCAGATCGGCTACGCCCTCCTCTTCCGTATCGCCTCGGGCCACCTGCTCGGCGCGGACGTGCCGGTGAAGCTCAGGCTGCTGGAGATCCCGCAGGGCCTCAAGGCAGCCGAGGGCACCGCCATGGAGCTGGACGACGCCGCCTTCCCGCTCCTGCGCGGTATCGACATCACCGACGACCCGAACGTCGCCTTCGACGGTGCGAACGTCGCGCTGCTGGTCGGCGCCCGCCCCCGCACCAAGGGCATGGAGCGCGGCGACCTGCTGTCGGCCAACGGCGGCATCTTCAAGCCGCAGGGCAAGGCGATCAACGACCACGCGGCCGACGACATCAAGGTCCTGGTGGTCGGCAACCCGGCGAACACCAACGCGCTCATCGCGCAGTCCGCGGCCCCCGACGTCCCGGCCGAGCGCTTCACCGCGATGACCCGGCTGGACCACAACCGCGCGATCGCGCAGCTGGCGAAGAAGACCGGCGCGGCCGTCGCCGACATCAAGCGCGTCACGATCTGGGGCAACCACTCCGCCACGCAGTACCCGGACATCTTCCACGCCGAGGTCGCGGGCAAGAACGCCGCCGAGGTCGTCAACGACCAGCAGTGGCTGGCCGACACCTTCATCCCGACCGTCGCCAAGCGCGGCGCGGCCATCATCGAGGCCCGCGGCGCCTCCTCGGCCGCCTCCGCCGCGTCCGCCGCCCTCGACCACGTCCACACCTGGGTCAACGGCACCGCCGAGGGCGACTGGACCTCGATGGGCGTCGTCTCCGACGGTTCCTACGGCGTCCCGGCCGGCCTCATCTCGTCCTTCCCGGTCACCACGAAGGACGGCAGGTTCGAGATCGTCCAGGGCCTGGACATCAACGAGTTCTCGCGGGCGCGGATCGACGCGTCCGTCCAGGAACTGACGGAAGAGCAGGCCGCAGTCCGCGACCTCGGCCTGATCTGA
- a CDS encoding helix-turn-helix domain-containing protein: protein MGQWEPLADRIPLDMRRLATQLRRMKDRSGLTVPALAARTAESAEAWAGYLAARTVAPLAAVEVLAQACGADYDRIGALWKLADKASTGTGDRGRGKPLPLPDPLDPLTAEDGLPARRRRIALLAVAGLLAVAALLAVVLMAGTSNGRAPGRDAGPTVGAPTATASASARQPRDRTPASGAHVPGHGSATPGGTAPPVPPAASTAPVTGEPVAPGAGTTTPPPVHGTPAPTGAASPTPSSRDTPTPTATPSPTHTGLCLGLIVLGICVG, encoded by the coding sequence ATGGGGCAGTGGGAACCACTGGCGGACCGCATCCCCCTGGACATGCGGCGCCTCGCGACGCAACTGCGCAGGATGAAGGACCGCAGCGGCCTGACCGTCCCGGCGCTGGCCGCGCGCACCGCGGAATCCGCCGAGGCGTGGGCCGGCTATCTGGCGGCCCGCACCGTCGCCCCGCTCGCCGCCGTCGAGGTGCTGGCGCAGGCGTGCGGCGCGGACTACGACCGTATCGGCGCCCTGTGGAAGCTCGCGGACAAGGCCTCGACCGGTACGGGCGACCGGGGACGGGGCAAGCCGCTGCCGTTGCCCGACCCGCTCGACCCGCTGACCGCGGAGGACGGCCTTCCCGCCCGCCGCAGGCGCATCGCGCTGCTCGCCGTCGCCGGCCTGCTCGCGGTGGCGGCGCTGCTCGCGGTCGTACTGATGGCGGGTACGAGCAACGGCCGGGCACCCGGCCGCGACGCCGGCCCCACGGTCGGCGCCCCCACCGCCACCGCCTCGGCGTCCGCGCGGCAGCCCCGGGACCGTACACCGGCGTCGGGCGCGCACGTACCGGGCCACGGCTCGGCGACTCCCGGCGGCACCGCACCGCCCGTACCGCCCGCCGCCTCGACCGCGCCCGTGACGGGTGAGCCGGTGGCGCCGGGAGCGGGGACGACGACCCCGCCGCCCGTGCACGGCACGCCGGCGCCGACCGGCGCCGCGTCGCCGACGCCGTCAAGCCGGGACACCCCGACTCCCACCGCCACACCGAGTCCGACGCACACCGGCCTGTGCCTGGGCCTGATCGTGCTGGGCATCTGCGTCGGCTGA
- a CDS encoding DUF3017 domain-containing protein encodes MPDDLGPGGRPAVTTSTARPEGGGRAAPGDAPAPARQWPIILVITGAVIGLITTAAGAFRAGAIVVGAALLLGGALRWTMQSVGMLAVRSRFTDVITYGILGVAIVLLALMAQPDPLIRIPFLEDIIHFSVR; translated from the coding sequence ATGCCGGATGACCTCGGCCCCGGCGGGCGCCCCGCCGTGACCACCTCCACCGCCCGCCCGGAAGGCGGCGGACGCGCCGCCCCCGGTGACGCGCCCGCCCCGGCCCGCCAGTGGCCGATCATCCTGGTCATCACGGGCGCGGTCATCGGCCTCATCACGACGGCCGCGGGCGCGTTCCGCGCCGGGGCGATCGTGGTGGGGGCCGCGCTTCTCCTCGGCGGAGCGCTGAGGTGGACCATGCAGTCGGTGGGGATGCTCGCCGTGCGCAGCCGGTTCACCGACGTGATCACGTACGGGATTCTCGGCGTGGCCATCGTCCTCCTGGCGCTGATGGCTCAGCCGGACCCGCTGATCCGGATCCCGTTCCTGGAGGACATCATCCACTTTTCCGTTCGGTGA
- a CDS encoding bifunctional methylenetetrahydrofolate dehydrogenase/methenyltetrahydrofolate cyclohydrolase: protein MTAQILDGKATAAAIKSELTERVQALKARGVAPGLGTLLVGDDPGSKWYVAGKHRDCAQVGIGSIQRELPDTATQDEIEAVVRELNDDSTCTGYIVQLPLPKGIDTNRVLELMDPAKDADGLHPTNLGRLVLGVPAPLPCTPNGIVELLRRHGVAINGAHVVVVGRGITVGRSIGLLLTRKSENATVTLCHTGTRDLSAQLRQADIIVAAAGVPHIVKPEDVKPGAAVLDVGVSRDEHGKIVGDVHPGVAEVADWLSPNPGGVGPMTRALLLQNVVETAERAAAHAG, encoded by the coding sequence ATGACCGCCCAGATTCTCGATGGCAAGGCCACCGCCGCCGCGATCAAGTCCGAACTGACCGAGCGCGTCCAGGCGCTCAAGGCCCGCGGTGTCGCACCCGGCCTCGGCACCCTGCTGGTCGGCGACGACCCGGGCAGCAAGTGGTACGTCGCGGGCAAGCACCGCGACTGCGCGCAGGTCGGCATCGGCTCGATCCAGCGCGAACTGCCGGACACCGCCACGCAGGACGAGATCGAGGCGGTCGTCCGCGAACTCAACGACGACTCGACGTGCACCGGCTACATCGTGCAGCTCCCGCTCCCCAAGGGCATCGACACCAACCGGGTGCTGGAACTCATGGACCCCGCCAAGGACGCGGACGGGCTGCACCCGACGAACCTCGGCCGGCTCGTGCTCGGCGTGCCCGCGCCGCTGCCCTGCACCCCCAACGGCATCGTCGAACTCCTGCGGCGGCACGGCGTCGCCATCAACGGCGCGCACGTCGTGGTCGTCGGCCGCGGCATCACCGTCGGCCGCTCGATCGGGCTGCTGCTCACCCGCAAGTCCGAGAACGCCACGGTCACGCTGTGCCACACCGGTACGCGCGACCTGTCCGCGCAGCTGCGGCAGGCCGACATCATCGTGGCCGCGGCCGGGGTGCCGCACATCGTCAAGCCCGAGGACGTCAAGCCGGGCGCGGCCGTCCTCGACGTCGGCGTCAGCCGCGACGAGCACGGCAAGATCGTCGGCGACGTCCACCCCGGGGTGGCCGAGGTCGCCGACTGGCTCTCCCCGAACCCCGGCGGCGTCGGCCCGATGACCCGGGCGCTGCTGCTGCAGAACGTGGTGGAAACGGCGGAACGGGCGGCGGCCCATGCCGGATGA
- a CDS encoding RDD family protein, protein MSQPPGSPNPYGGPPQQPYGQPQPPGIPPQQPYYGQQPAGYGYPPQQPYGGYQQPGGLPPGMPPLASWGARLGASLLDGLMFNLIPSGLFLAGYLPYSKKVSDATTACHDQGVSTGNCDLPSITGANVTLILIGGLLGLAAFVFLSVREGRTGQTPGKKIVGIRLLREYDGSALGFGRAFGRRWLHVLDSIPCGLGFLWPLWDSKNQTWADKMVHTVVIKDQF, encoded by the coding sequence GTGAGTCAGCCTCCCGGCTCCCCGAATCCGTACGGCGGCCCGCCGCAGCAGCCCTACGGCCAGCCGCAACCGCCCGGTATCCCGCCGCAGCAGCCGTACTACGGGCAGCAGCCGGCGGGCTACGGCTATCCCCCGCAGCAGCCGTACGGCGGCTACCAGCAGCCGGGCGGGCTGCCGCCGGGCATGCCGCCGCTGGCGAGCTGGGGCGCCCGGCTCGGGGCGTCCCTGCTCGACGGCCTGATGTTCAACCTGATTCCGTCCGGGCTGTTCCTCGCGGGCTACCTGCCGTACAGCAAGAAGGTCAGCGACGCGACCACCGCGTGCCACGACCAGGGCGTTTCGACCGGCAACTGCGACCTGCCGAGCATCACCGGCGCCAATGTGACGCTGATCCTGATCGGCGGGCTCCTCGGACTGGCCGCGTTCGTCTTCCTGAGCGTCCGCGAGGGCCGGACCGGGCAGACGCCGGGCAAGAAGATCGTCGGCATCCGGCTGCTGCGCGAGTACGACGGCTCCGCGCTCGGCTTCGGACGCGCTTTCGGCCGCCGCTGGCTGCACGTCCTCGACTCCATACCCTGCGGGCTCGGCTTCCTGTGGCCGCTGTGGGACAGCAAGAACCAGACCTGGGCCGACAAGATGGTCCACACCGTGGTGATCAAGGACCAGTTCTGA
- the purH gene encoding bifunctional phosphoribosylaminoimidazolecarboxamide formyltransferase/IMP cyclohydrolase has translation MSAEDTQGQGKQPFRRALISVYDKTGLEELARGLHEAGVELVSTGSTAGRIAAAGLPVTPVEELTGFPECLDGRVKTLHPRVHAGILADLRLDDHRRQLDELGVKPFELVVVNLYPFRETVASGAGDDECVEQIDIGGPSMVRAAAKNHPSVAVVTSPARYADVLAAAKAGGFDLHTRKRLAAEAFQHTAAYDVAVASWFVDGYAADQDSDFPEFVGEVFTRRQTLRYGENPHQPAALYVTGDGGGLAGAEQLHGKEMSYNNYVDTEAARRAAYDHEGVCVAIIKHANPCGIAVGSDVADAHRKAHACDPLSAFGGVIAVNRPVSVEMAEQVAEIFTEVIVAPGYEDGAVEALARKKNIRVLRVAAAPAATTEYKPIEGGILLQTKDRLQAEGDNPATWTLATGEPLSADELAELAFAWRASRAVKSNAILLAKDGATVGVGMGQVNRVDSAKLAVARAGAERAAGSYAASDAFFPFPDGFEVLAEAGVRAVAQPGGSIRDDAVIDAARKAGVTMYLTGTRHFFH, from the coding sequence ATGAGCGCCGAAGACACCCAGGGCCAGGGCAAGCAGCCGTTCCGCCGCGCGCTGATCAGCGTCTACGACAAGACCGGTCTGGAGGAGCTGGCCCGCGGCCTGCACGAGGCGGGCGTGGAGCTGGTGTCGACCGGCTCGACGGCCGGCCGGATCGCCGCCGCCGGGCTGCCGGTGACGCCGGTCGAGGAGCTGACCGGCTTCCCCGAGTGCCTGGACGGCCGGGTCAAGACGCTGCACCCGCGCGTGCACGCCGGCATCCTCGCCGACCTGCGCCTCGACGACCACCGGCGGCAGCTCGACGAGCTGGGCGTCAAGCCGTTCGAGCTGGTCGTGGTGAACCTCTACCCCTTCCGGGAGACCGTGGCCTCCGGCGCGGGCGACGACGAGTGCGTCGAGCAGATCGACATCGGCGGCCCCTCGATGGTGCGCGCCGCGGCCAAGAACCACCCGTCGGTCGCCGTGGTCACCAGCCCGGCCCGTTACGCCGACGTGCTCGCCGCGGCCAAGGCGGGCGGCTTCGACCTGCACACCCGCAAGCGGCTCGCCGCCGAGGCCTTCCAGCACACCGCCGCGTACGACGTGGCCGTGGCGTCCTGGTTCGTGGACGGCTACGCGGCCGACCAGGACAGCGACTTCCCGGAATTCGTCGGCGAGGTCTTCACCCGCCGCCAGACGCTGCGCTACGGCGAGAACCCGCACCAGCCCGCCGCGCTCTACGTCACCGGCGACGGCGGCGGCCTGGCCGGCGCCGAGCAGCTGCACGGCAAGGAGATGTCCTACAACAACTACGTGGACACCGAGGCCGCCCGCCGGGCCGCGTACGACCACGAGGGCGTCTGCGTGGCGATCATCAAGCACGCCAACCCGTGCGGTATCGCGGTCGGTTCCGATGTCGCGGACGCGCACCGCAAGGCGCACGCCTGCGACCCGCTGTCCGCCTTCGGCGGCGTCATCGCGGTCAACCGGCCGGTGTCGGTCGAGATGGCCGAGCAGGTCGCGGAGATCTTCACCGAGGTCATCGTGGCGCCCGGCTACGAGGACGGCGCCGTCGAGGCGCTGGCCCGCAAGAAGAACATCCGGGTGCTGCGGGTCGCCGCCGCGCCCGCCGCGACCACCGAGTACAAGCCCATCGAGGGCGGCATCCTGCTCCAGACCAAGGACCGCCTCCAGGCCGAGGGCGACAACCCCGCCACCTGGACGCTGGCCACCGGCGAGCCGCTGTCCGCCGACGAGCTGGCCGAACTCGCCTTCGCCTGGCGCGCGTCGCGGGCCGTGAAGTCCAACGCCATCCTGCTCGCCAAGGACGGCGCCACCGTCGGCGTCGGCATGGGCCAGGTCAACCGGGTCGACTCCGCCAAGCTCGCGGTCGCCCGGGCCGGCGCCGAACGCGCGGCCGGCTCGTACGCGGCCTCCGACGCCTTCTTCCCCTTCCCCGACGGCTTCGAGGTCCTGGCCGAGGCGGGCGTCCGCGCGGTGGCCCAGCCCGGCGGCTCGATCCGCGACGACGCGGTGATCGACGCGGCGCGCAAGGCCGGCGTCACGATGTACCTGACCGGCACGCGGCACTTCTTCCACTGA
- the purN gene encoding phosphoribosylglycinamide formyltransferase, whose product MAAHTPASGTPTRLVVLVSGSGTNLQALLDAIDADPAYGAAIVAVGADRDGIAGLDRAARAGLPTFVVKVRDHEDRAAWDAALTAATAAYEPDLVVSAGFMKIVGKDFLAAFGGRFINTHPALLPSFPGAHGVRDALAYGAKVTGCTVHFVDDGVDTGPVIAQGVVEVGADDTEDALHERIKDVERRLLVDVVGRLSRDGYRIEGRKVRIPA is encoded by the coding sequence GTGGCCGCCCACACTCCCGCCTCCGGCACCCCGACCCGCCTTGTCGTCCTCGTCTCCGGCTCCGGCACGAATCTGCAGGCGCTGCTCGACGCCATCGACGCCGACCCCGCCTACGGCGCCGCAATTGTCGCGGTCGGCGCCGACCGCGACGGCATCGCGGGCCTCGACCGGGCCGCGCGCGCCGGACTGCCGACGTTCGTGGTGAAGGTGCGCGACCACGAGGATCGCGCCGCCTGGGACGCGGCGCTGACCGCGGCGACGGCCGCGTACGAGCCGGACCTCGTCGTGTCGGCGGGCTTCATGAAGATCGTCGGCAAGGACTTCCTGGCCGCGTTCGGCGGCCGGTTCATCAACACCCATCCCGCACTGCTGCCGAGTTTCCCCGGGGCGCACGGCGTACGCGACGCACTCGCGTACGGCGCGAAGGTCACCGGGTGCACCGTCCACTTCGTCGACGACGGCGTCGACACGGGTCCGGTCATCGCCCAGGGCGTGGTCGAGGTCGGGGCGGACGACACGGAGGACGCGCTCCACGAGCGCATCAAGGACGTCGAGCGGCGCCTGCTCGTCGACGTCGTAGGGCGGCTGTCGCGCGACGGCTACCGCATCGAAGGACGAAAGGTACGGATTCCGGCATGA
- a CDS encoding cell division protein PerM, whose protein sequence is MTQLTEQVQAHPPAGTGRTLPAARAAAVVAGAAAAGLALLGLAAVVLLLWVVSPFPDSGLGGALHIGAGLWLLAQGADLVRDGTLSGVPAPIGLTPLLLTALPAWLLHRGVASAVVNSTHRSAGWVLCGYLGVAAPVTVYAAGGPVRVDVLSAALYVPLFAAAVTAVGAWTGSGRPTLERYVPWGADAAVALRVGAIATGILVGGGALVGGAALAWHGGTAGRAVGQLSASPAGQAALLLLCVLLVPNLAVWSAAYALGPGFAVGAGTVAPYGVSGRPLLPRFPLLAALPGVGGHAVGWAALAVPAVAGAAMAFCCVRAELGISRTAAVAAGASGVCGLAFALLAAAAGGPMGVGGLATFGPSGWLCGAAATAWPLAVAVSTATVVSWVRTVRRPAG, encoded by the coding sequence GTGACCCAATTGACGGAACAGGTCCAGGCACACCCGCCCGCCGGGACCGGCCGGACGCTCCCGGCGGCCCGCGCGGCCGCGGTCGTCGCCGGAGCGGCCGCGGCCGGCCTCGCGCTCCTCGGCCTGGCGGCGGTCGTACTGCTGCTCTGGGTCGTCTCGCCCTTCCCCGACAGCGGGCTCGGCGGCGCCCTGCACATCGGCGCGGGACTGTGGCTGCTCGCGCAGGGCGCCGACCTGGTGCGCGACGGCACGCTCTCCGGGGTGCCCGCCCCGATCGGCCTCACCCCGCTGCTGCTCACCGCGCTGCCAGCCTGGCTGCTGCACCGGGGGGTTGCATCGGCGGTCGTGAACAGCACGCACCGCTCCGCGGGGTGGGTGCTGTGCGGCTACCTCGGGGTCGCGGCGCCCGTCACCGTATACGCCGCCGGTGGGCCGGTGCGGGTCGATGTGCTCTCGGCGGCGCTCTATGTGCCGCTGTTCGCGGCAGCGGTGACCGCCGTGGGGGCGTGGACCGGCAGCGGACGGCCGACGCTCGAACGGTACGTGCCGTGGGGCGCGGACGCCGCCGTCGCGCTACGGGTCGGCGCCATCGCCACCGGGATCCTCGTCGGGGGCGGCGCGCTCGTCGGGGGCGCCGCCCTGGCCTGGCACGGCGGGACCGCCGGACGGGCCGTCGGGCAGCTCAGCGCGTCGCCGGCCGGGCAGGCGGCACTCCTGCTGCTGTGCGTGCTGCTGGTGCCGAACCTCGCGGTGTGGTCCGCCGCGTACGCCCTCGGGCCGGGGTTCGCCGTCGGGGCCGGCACGGTGGCGCCTTACGGTGTGTCCGGCCGTCCGCTGCTGCCGCGCTTTCCGCTGCTGGCCGCGTTGCCGGGGGTCGGCGGTCACGCGGTCGGCTGGGCCGCCCTCGCGGTGCCGGCGGTCGCGGGGGCCGCGATGGCCTTCTGCTGCGTCAGGGCCGAGCTGGGGATTTCGCGGACCGCGGCGGTGGCCGCGGGGGCGTCCGGTGTCTGCGGGCTCGCCTTCGCCCTGCTCGCGGCCGCGGCTGGGGGGCCGATGGGCGTGGGCGGGCTCGCCACGTTCGGGCCGAGCGGGTGGCTCTGCGGGGCCGCGGCGACGGCCTGGCCGCTGGCTGTGGCGGTGTCGACGGCCACGGTCGTTTCCTGGGTCCGCACGGTTCGCCGTCCGGCGGGGTGA